A window of the Lysinibacillus irui genome harbors these coding sequences:
- a CDS encoding 5'-nucleotidase C-terminal domain-containing protein, translating into MVVTPTPVNAQEENKDIHITLLATSDIHGRTMPWDYAVDGPNLTGSLTQLYTIIKDIRHDNPNTILLENGDLIQDNSAELFNDQPQSPMMVAVNEMGYEAWTYGNHEFNFGLDVLDKVSSQFNGARLAGNVYKENGERYLPAYTIIEREGVKIGVIGMVTPLITEYEKGTNHLDGLVIKNPIEETKKAVKELEGKVDVMIGLMHMGLENENGVPGTGVKEMANAIPELAAIFAGHNHVLINKEDVNGVFITEPNKYGTHISRIDLTFTRQGEQLELKEKDASTIPVKKEDGTFVQSDKELEETLKPYHEFAREDANIEVAQLKGTNLVPKNEIKGIPTVHIQETPLSDFFHEVMLHYSKADVVAHQIDNDKASLDVGPIKKKDIAYNYQFAGGEVSVYEVTGKDLKDYMEWAVGYFNSTRDGDVTISFDKTRRSSKYSTNDYFGNVKYDIDLTEQPGNRIKNLRKLDGTPIKMEDNLKLGMNSYRMDFLVSKGQALEGRKFNMIWSSKEESAYGETGGTIRNLAIRYLKEEMNGVYEPVIQNNWKIIGVDTKSPARAAVVELINKDILAIPTTEDGKYTNIASINVKDVITKEEIKELATKANVDASQFAGVKTTGEFYQKLVKAMNNPKAEQGQDKPGEKPEDPSKPAPDKSKPVVTQPESPKGIVTAYHLNVRSKPSNSGKVIGTISKNTEIAILGEVQGWYKIAYQDKTGYVYSKYVKIKK; encoded by the coding sequence ATGGTCGTTACGCCAACGCCTGTCAATGCACAAGAGGAAAATAAAGATATACATATTACACTCCTCGCTACGTCAGATATTCATGGCCGCACTATGCCTTGGGATTATGCGGTGGATGGACCAAATCTCACAGGAAGTTTAACGCAGTTATATACAATTATTAAAGATATTCGTCATGATAATCCGAATACCATCTTATTGGAAAATGGAGATTTAATACAGGATAATTCTGCAGAATTATTCAATGATCAGCCACAATCCCCAATGATGGTTGCAGTCAATGAAATGGGCTATGAAGCTTGGACATATGGTAATCATGAGTTCAACTTTGGTTTGGATGTCTTAGATAAAGTTTCTAGCCAATTTAATGGAGCAAGACTTGCTGGGAACGTTTATAAAGAAAATGGAGAACGTTATTTACCCGCTTATACAATTATTGAGCGTGAAGGTGTTAAGATCGGCGTTATTGGCATGGTAACACCGTTAATTACAGAGTATGAGAAGGGCACAAATCATTTAGATGGATTAGTGATCAAAAACCCAATAGAAGAAACTAAAAAGGCCGTTAAGGAATTAGAAGGTAAGGTAGATGTTATGATTGGCCTGATGCATATGGGGCTAGAAAATGAAAATGGTGTTCCTGGGACAGGCGTAAAGGAAATGGCTAATGCTATTCCAGAGCTTGCAGCTATTTTTGCAGGGCATAATCATGTTCTTATTAATAAAGAAGATGTGAACGGCGTTTTTATAACAGAGCCAAATAAATATGGAACACATATTTCACGTATTGATTTAACATTTACTCGCCAAGGCGAACAATTAGAGCTAAAGGAAAAAGATGCTTCGACTATTCCAGTAAAGAAAGAAGATGGAACATTCGTTCAATCTGATAAAGAACTAGAAGAAACGTTGAAGCCATACCATGAGTTTGCACGTGAAGATGCTAATATCGAAGTAGCACAGCTTAAAGGAACAAATCTTGTCCCTAAAAATGAAATTAAAGGCATACCAACTGTACACATTCAAGAAACACCTTTATCAGACTTTTTCCATGAGGTCATGCTACATTATAGTAAGGCAGATGTAGTAGCGCATCAAATTGATAATGATAAAGCTTCATTGGATGTAGGCCCTATTAAGAAAAAGGATATCGCCTATAATTATCAATTTGCTGGTGGAGAAGTATCTGTTTATGAAGTGACGGGCAAAGATTTAAAAGATTATATGGAATGGGCAGTTGGCTATTTTAATAGCACACGAGATGGAGATGTGACGATTAGTTTTGATAAAACTCGTCGTTCCTCTAAATATAGTACGAATGATTATTTCGGAAATGTAAAATATGACATCGATTTAACGGAGCAGCCAGGTAACAGAATCAAAAATCTACGCAAATTAGACGGTACGCCAATTAAGATGGAAGACAATTTAAAGCTTGGTATGAACTCTTATCGAATGGATTTTCTTGTATCAAAAGGTCAAGCACTTGAAGGGCGTAAGTTCAATATGATCTGGTCCTCTAAAGAAGAAAGTGCCTATGGAGAAACAGGAGGTACTATCCGTAATCTAGCCATTCGATATTTAAAAGAAGAGATGAACGGTGTGTATGAGCCAGTGATCCAAAATAATTGGAAAATCATTGGAGTTGATACGAAATCGCCAGCTCGTGCTGCTGTTGTTGAATTAATCAATAAAGACATTTTAGCTATCCCTACAACAGAAGATGGAAAATATACAAATATCGCATCTATTAATGTAAAAGATGTGATTACAAAAGAAGAAATAAAAGAGCTAGCAACAAAAGCAAATGTTGATGCAAGCCAATTTGCTGGGGTTAAAACGACAGGCGAATTTTATCAGAAGTTGGTAAAAGCAATGAATAATCCTAAGGCTGAACAGGGACAAGATAAGCCGGGAGAAAAGCCTGAGGATCCAAGTAAGCCAGCTCCAGACAAATCAAAGCCTGTTGTTACTCAACCAGAATCACCTAAAGGAATTGTTACGGCCTATCACTTAAATGTACGTTCAAAGCCATCGAACTCAGGAAAAGTAATTGGAACAATTTCAAAGAATACTGAAATTGCCATTTTAGGTGAAGTGCAAGGCTGGTATAAAATAGCTTATCAAGATAAAACGGGCTATGTTTATAGCAAATATGTAAAGATTAAAAAATAA
- a CDS encoding MFS transporter, with amino-acid sequence MDKQHHRYRWIVFVAVLFTYLLMASQRTAPGLITDQLMRDFSVTASTIGLLTSIQFFVYTSLQIPMGILADRFGPNFFLIFGATLTGLGTILYSLGTHEFVLFFSRMLTGVGDATIWVNMVLILAQWFHKKEFVRLIGFAGMTGSLGFLLATVPFATLILLFGWRITFFSTGLLLLLCGVLLYFVLVKNTKRLIPEKPAVITEEVTREKTSILIRRIFSSRQAWALFFCHFGVVGGYVGFISSWAVPYGIDMYEMTRSEASQLIMIGLIGALLGAPLMSGVAGWLGTIKRPYIAIQMTVLLSWFSFLIVKGHPSFWGLIVLFFIIGFGYGASALTFAAVRQTFPITESGIVSGFANTGGFLSAALLPIIFGYILDYFQAATGNVSDGYYYGFVSPVLFSVIGLMGVLLLKEKRERAQIDNG; translated from the coding sequence TTGGACAAACAACATCATAGGTACAGGTGGATTGTGTTTGTTGCTGTATTGTTTACCTATTTGTTAATGGCAAGTCAACGAACTGCTCCAGGGTTAATTACAGACCAATTGATGAGGGATTTTAGTGTAACAGCCTCCACTATCGGGCTATTAACGAGTATCCAATTTTTTGTGTATACAAGTTTGCAGATTCCTATGGGGATTTTAGCAGATCGCTTTGGACCGAATTTTTTTCTCATCTTTGGTGCTACGCTTACAGGATTAGGGACAATTCTTTACAGCTTAGGTACACATGAGTTTGTGCTGTTTTTTTCTAGAATGTTAACAGGGGTAGGGGACGCGACCATATGGGTGAATATGGTGCTTATTTTGGCACAATGGTTTCATAAAAAGGAGTTTGTTCGCTTAATCGGCTTTGCAGGTATGACAGGGAGTCTAGGTTTTTTATTGGCGACAGTTCCTTTTGCTACATTGATTCTTTTATTTGGTTGGCGTATCACATTTTTTTCAACGGGCTTATTATTATTGTTATGTGGTGTGCTTCTTTATTTTGTACTTGTGAAAAACACCAAACGTCTCATTCCAGAGAAACCAGCAGTGATCACTGAGGAAGTAACTCGTGAAAAAACTTCTATTTTAATAAGAAGAATATTTTCAAGTAGGCAAGCATGGGCCTTATTTTTTTGTCATTTTGGAGTTGTTGGAGGCTATGTTGGTTTTATTAGTTCGTGGGCAGTACCGTACGGCATCGACATGTATGAGATGACACGTTCAGAGGCTAGTCAGCTAATAATGATTGGCCTAATCGGGGCGCTGCTAGGAGCTCCTTTAATGAGTGGGGTTGCCGGCTGGCTAGGAACAATTAAAAGACCCTATATCGCTATTCAAATGACCGTTTTATTGAGTTGGTTTTCCTTCCTTATAGTAAAAGGGCATCCGTCATTTTGGGGGCTCATCGTACTGTTCTTTATTATTGGCTTTGGCTATGGCGCCAGTGCCTTAACCTTTGCGGCTGTTCGTCAAACGTTCCCTATTACTGAATCTGGTATCGTTTCTGGGTTTGCTAATACAGGGGGCTTTCTAAGTGCAGCATTGCTTCCAATTATTTTTGGGTATATTTTAGATTATTTTCAAGCTGCCACAGGGAATGTAAGTGATGGATATTACTATGGCTTCGTTTCGCCAGTCCTATTCTCCGTGATCGGCTTGATGGGCGTGCTGTTATTAAAAGAAAAGCGAGAGAGAGCTCAGATTGACAATGGCTAG